The following DNA comes from Chelmon rostratus isolate fCheRos1 chromosome 3, fCheRos1.pri, whole genome shotgun sequence.
AGATAGGCAaccacaacattttttttttactgtattttgctTGTAGGTAGAGTAGTCTCTCTCATCAACTTTTGACTTCACATCCAAGCCACGAGGGTTAATTTAATAGGTCTGAGATTGCGCACTTGACGGTTCAACCGCATTATTGGGTAATAAGATAAGAAACGCCATGAGTCATTCGAGCCAGAGATGGCGATGAAGCAGAGCGTTAGCCTACACAGAGTGCTTCGTGTTTAGCTTACAGAGACGTTCAAATTGTATCAATGACCtaacaaatgtaaaatgcaaGTATAATTCGTTAGGCCTGTGGGTGCAGTTTTGACTTTCAGGTATGATATTAGCCAATACAACCATTTATTTCCCTAAGCAAGACCCTACAAATCCCCGGTCAGAACAACCACCCCAAGACAGGCACTTCTGCAGCAGCGTGCGATCGTCACTGCTCGTCTTTAAAGCTCTACATTTGACTGTTCGCGTGGATTTACTCGAATGGAAATCACGGGTAAATTACGAATTGCCTGCTTAATCAAATTCTGTCACCATAAAGTGCACCATTCACGGTTTAGAGTTTCATAGACACCACCTACCTCGTAGTGCTTCATCTTGGCAGTTGGAACCCCTTCCTTAATATCCCAGATGACTGACAGAGTCGCCCCCAATCAGCGGTGTAATAAGTGACGGCTGAGACCACTGTAGGCGGGAACTACGTCCGTGCCGACGCCAATCAAAAACGGCGTCATTAGGACGCTCATGCCCACGCTATCTGCAACGTAGCCAATAAGATGCGAGTAGACGCAAAGGTCACGGCTATGCTAACATAATTAGATTTATCCATACGTTATGGTGTATTTGCACGttgaacagcagctctgtctgtttctaCGCATGCTCACTGGTCCAACTCGCAACGACAGACTGAGGAACAATCTGTCTACCTGGTGACTTTTTCCAATTGAAATTTCCGGATAAATGCCGTGGACtgtaagaaaaaatatttatcatCCTCCAACTCTCGAGTTTGTATTTGTTCAGTTCTTACCAAGACATTTAGGCTActgcattattttattgtatttttttcgCAAGTGCACATATGGGATataatttttcaatatttactTTCTGTTGTACAAATGCATTTCTGTGTACAATTGTGATTTCTTTTTGTATAAACTGTCtaacataaataaagtttgccATTTGCATGGTATGCTGTTACTGTATCATCTCAAACCAAAGACAATACTGACTCTAAGGGAAATTGCCAGGCTATGAATTGCTCATACAAGTCAGGTGCATTTACCAAAACTTGCAGCAGTAAAACACTATGGTCTGAGTAAAATGAGGACacataaatgtgaaatgtgacaatACATTTACGGGACAATTTTGACATGTCCAAGCATACTTTAATGTATTCCCATACAGGCTGTATAGATAAGCCTGGTCTGCTGGTCATATATCTCCAAAGGTGCCATAACTGTCACTCCAATACATGTACTTAAATACACAGGGCTACGTGTACATAGATAGTGTGAACTGACGTACAAAAACAAGGAACGTAACTGGGAATTAGGCCTATGCCCTTTGTAAAAGAATACTGTTCTGAGTTCCACCTTAAAAAATCCTAATGTGATTTGGGTGGGTCTGTAGAGCTACTAAAACCTGCAGTGATATTCAGATGTCTTATACCTGAAAAACTGGTTCTGCTTCAGTAACTAATTGGACACTTTTCAGTGTGAACAATGACACTGACAGTGCAGTGCTACCTGTCCCAACAAACCTATGAATATTAATGTAtaagagcagcagtgtttgtagGCCTACACTGAATCTGAAATGCTGCCTTAAAGTGCCACTCGTACACTTGtctacatgtttttgttttaaaaagccATGCAAGGGCCATATTATAGAACATGAAACAAAACGGAAATGCTGCCCAATTTAATTCATCTGACATTTTTGGTTATATTTATTAGCATGGGAAGGGGTTGCTGCAGCCTATCAaactcaatcaatcaaactttatttctatagcgccttccaacatccaaaaggagcacaaggcaCTTaacaaaaaggaataaaaacaacaactaagtaaaataaattaaaacaagtaaaaagaatttaaaaaaacacacagtcagagggAGACTAAGCATTAAATGCCAGGCGGGACAAGTGTGTTTTAAGaggacatttaaaagcattaagaTCAGAGACAGTCTGCAACTGTGGCTGCCATTTGCATGCCTAAATAGTCCAAAACCATGTAAAAAATTGGAGAAAGTACCAAAAGCTGCTTAttctgaggacagacaggatgGACATTTATCAGAAACATCACAGATCATTGATAACATGTTAACATACATGCAAAGTAAGTGGTAATCAGCGCATACATGTTAAGTCTGTATGGTtaagatttaagattttttctttacagttttgcagctttgactgagtcagcagcagctgagcggttgcagctttaaatatgcCTTGATTATATGGATCAAACTGTTTATCCTGGTATAATATTGTTTCcatgcacattttatatttaaccTCAAATAACAGGCCCAAGAATGGTGATCAGATTAGAAACATCTATTTTGGAGGACCGTGCCCCCTGATGATGAAGTGCCACAGCATTATGCCATACATATTCCTCTtatgagccccccccccccttctcctccccttcccccactgaggacaccagcattaaccacccaatggtgacttcaggccaggtaaagaggcagtTGAAAAGACTCAACcagcgaaaggcagcaggccctgatggcatcacacccaggatcctgaagacctgtgctagccagctgtctcctgtacttgaacatctgttcaatctgagcctgagtcaggagaaagtcccgaggctgtggaagacgtcctgcttggttccagtccccaagaagccgaggccatctgacccagctgactacagaccagtcgccctcacatcccatgtgatgaaagtcctggagagattggtcctagcccagctgagtctacaggtgaagacattccttgacccctgcagtttgcctatcagccccatttaggagtcgatgacgctgtcatttacctgctgcaacgagcccatatgcatattgatggtggaggaggcactgtaagaatcgcattctttgatttctccagagccttcaacaccattcaacctctgctattgggtgagaagctgcaggggatgggtgttaacgacgcagtgatctcctggattactgactacttgacaggccggccacagtttgtccgtctgggcagcgggctgtctgatgtggtggtcagtgatacaggagctccgcaggggactgtgctttctcccttcctcttcaccttatacaccactgactttaagtacaactctgagtcatgtcacctgcagaagttctctgatgactcagctgttgtcgggtgtataagagagggagaggagggggagtacaggacactgatagacaactttgtcgagtggtccgaacagaaccacctgaggctgaacatcagcaagaccagagagatggtgatcgacttcaggaggaagaagacgccttcacagccactacggatcaaaggggaggtggtggaggaggtggaggactacaaataccttggtgtggtgatcgacaacagactggactggaaatccaacacagagactgtgtacaagaaggggatgagcagactctacttcctgaggaaactaagatccttcaacgtgtgcagcaaaatgttggagatcttctaccagtctgtggttgccagcgccatcttctttgctgtcgtttgttggggcagcagcatcagagccagcgacaccaacagacttgataagatcatcaagaaggctggctctgtacttggactcagacttgagtcttttgagactgtggtggagaggaggacgctgaataaactgctatccatcatggacaatgatcagcaccctctccatcccacagtggacagacagcggagcaccttctcccacaggctgctacagctccgctgtcgaagggacagatacaggaaatctttcctgccacatgccattacactgtacaataacagctgaagataataataataatacaatacttcttaccactactgtttgcttttgatattttattattatgtatataattttttactgcttgctatttcgatattttattatatatagtttgttcttacagtcacggtacacttaattttcacttCCATTTacatttgatattccttttgtgcaatactttttactactgtttactatttggctattttattattttgttatgtatataatctttttactgctcgctatttttatatttttattatgtatagtttgttctttatggtcttattttcacttatttcactgtgtgtaatgctgctgctgcactgcaatttcccagcttgggataaataaagtctgtctgtctgtctgtctgtctatctatctatctatctacctacctacctacctacctacctacctacctaccaGCCAGTGCGAAAGGGATTTAGCAGTCTTAAATCTGGGCCACACCAAAGCATAAAAAAGCTCCTGCTGGTAATCTATATACCATTCCAGTTTGGTATGATAGGCTACAGTGAGGGGAGTCTGTCTTtttgcacaaagacaaaacacaagtttgcACAATATTTACACTGTGTTTCTCGGCTATTATTGTGGTTTATTCATTGTTCTTGACATTAGCTGTGACTGCTTGTGATCTGGTCTGCCATGTCAGTATTCAGTAATGTCCATAGGGACATGTACATGTAGGCATGGaaccgctttttttttttcttactttataAATGAAATTTAACATATGCCTATGTTCTACACGTTGTTGTTGAGCCATACTTAGTTTTGGGCGACTGATAAGGCATGGTATGTTCCTGTGCTGAAAATATTTCCGACAGTCATTGAATGCAGCATGACGGACTTCCCGTTGGGCGTGTCTTAGCTCAGCCCTGACAGTTGAGATGGTTCAGGCAGGTTATGGAAAACTCTGGAAGTTTCTGCGCGGTTTATAAAGAAAATCTCGAGGGCGCAACGCTCTAAGTTGGGACAGACGACGAATTGAGGACGTGCCACCGAAGTTCATTAACAGCCATTTCCGAACAGTTTTAACATCAACTGAAGAGGCAACTGAATGGTCGAAATGGGTAAAGACTATTacgacattttgggaattaaGAGAGGAGCGTCGGAGGACGATATAAAGAAAGCTTATCGTAAGCAGGCTCTGCGCTATCATCCCGACAAAAACAAGTCACCGGGAGCCGAAGACAAATTCAAAGAAATCGCTGAAGCTTACGACGTTTTGAGCGACCCAAAGAAAAAGGACATATACGATCGTTACGGTGAAGAAGGTAAGATTTAACTTATGAAACAGTAAACAGTGCCATCCATTGCACGAAGAGTGAGACTAGACAGTTTTAGCTTCACGCCGCGATTCTATGGATGTCAATAACGTAAACTAACTAAAAAGGTAACCTTATCATGCATGCAAACGAAATGGACGTTAATGTTAAACTGTGTCATGGCGCTCCCAGCTCCCCTCTACTCTGTCCTTCACTCGCCGCTTGTTTCTGAGCCAGGAGAGGCGAGGCTCCGCTCACAGGAAAACTCCCATTACATGTTTCTACAAGAAGTCAAAGACTAACCCCATTTGAAAATCGGTAAAACATTGAGAGTTGAGGAGCTgggagtttttgtttttgacgtCAGGAGGGGGCGGGGATTAGCGTACAACGTGCTTGCACTGGGATGTTTTAATGGTGTTGTCACAGAGTCTGTTGACTGTGGTGCATGGAAACCTGACAGGTGGGCCAGTGCTACAGACATGCACTGAAATACTTTATCCTGATTATTCTTCGCTGTTTGATAACCGTGGTAACTAAAGGGATGACACAATGATTCAAAATAGACATGTGGATGAATGTAAGAAATTAATTACACCTGAGTTTTTAACTTATGACTGTAGATGAGAAGTCTCTCCAATATGGCTCCTGATGTGCTACCACGGCAATAACATCATTTTGATCAACATTCCACAGATTTTCACACTTATCTCTCTATAACGATAAAATGGCAGGATAAAGCTAAGTACCACACAAAGATTGAGTTCGTTTTACAGATAAATGTATTAACCGATTGTTTCTCTCACTCAGGTCTGAAAGGCGGAGGCCcctctggtggtggtggtggtggtcctGGCACCTTCAGCTACACTTTTCAGGGTGACCCTCATGCCATCTTTGAAGAGTTTTTCGGTGGACGTAACCCCTTTGGACAGTTCTTTGGTGCCCGCAATGGAGGCATGGATGAGGACATGGACACTGACGACCCTTTTGCTCGCTTTGGGATGGGGGGCAGTGGAATGGGCGGGTTCCCTCGCTCTTTCAGCTCTGGTATGGGAGGAATGGGCAGTCACAGTAGCGTTGTAAAGAAGCAGCAGGACCCCCCTGTGGTTCACGATCTCCAGGTGACCCTGGAGGACGTTCTGTTGGGttgcacaaagaaaatgaagatcTCTCGTAAAAGACTGAACCCCGACAGACAAACAGTGCACATAGAAGATAAAATTTTGGAGGTGCAGATAAAGAAGGGGTGGAAAGAGGGCACGAAAATCACGTTTCCCAAAGAGGGGGACCAGACTCCCACAAACATTCCAGCCGACATAGTCTTTGTGTTGAAGGACAAGCCACACCCGATATTCAAACGTGCGGGCTCTGACATCGTTTACCCAGCCAAGATCTCACTCAGAGATGTAAGTAAAGATTACACACAACTTagaattttttttgtcactctAAAGTGCTTGGAGACAAATCCAAATTGTTATCAGCTGAAAGTCATGAGTAGAACGAGGTTCCTATTATTGCCTATTCATgatcttaatttattttatcttctGTCCCACCAGGCCTTGTGTGGCTGCACAGTCAACACACCCACCCTGGAAGGCAAAACAGTGACTGTCTCAACAACAGATATCGTGCAGCCAGGGATGAAGCGACGTATTAGCGGCGAGGGACTGCCTTATCCAAAACGTCCTGATCGTCGAGGTGACCTGATTGTGGAGTTTGAGGTCAAGTTCCCAGAAAGGCTCAGCCAGAGCGCCCGGGACACTATCGCTCAGGTCCTTCCGCGATCTTAAACAAGATCAAGAGACCTCTTGGACTTCACAGTTGTCCCACCAAGCTGccaagttttttgtttttttttaatcaatcatGACATTGACATTCATGTGGAGTTATAAATCACAACAGACGATAAAGGACAGATTCATTGGATGGGATGGGATTGTGACCACAATGTAAAAACCACCTTGGGAAAATGCTTGTCATGAACGACTGCAGCTTTTAACAGGCTAGAATGTAAATATGAACAACATTGTTTGGGGTTTGGTTTACTGAATAAgattatattttaatgaaaataaataatatgtaTGAAATACATGTGCACTCCTTTGTGGGAACTTTTGTTGGTAATAAAGGTTCTCtctgagttaatttaaacacaagatacttgtgctcaaaaagaggattcattctcagtgaagaaccttggagctctaatctgcctctatacatgccaaagagcagtgattcctaacacgtctctgggggtcatcagatggatacctcccttcaacagtgtttcgcctacttagtcccactacacctccaggaggttaggcagtgaactccggcgtcccagagtcaccccccctagtgccagttcacactgctcctacacaatccaaacagcaccgccatgttcaactgacccagagatgctccaggtagtggccagtaccgatgctaccatttaactattgctaatgctaatgctaaccgctaagaagaatagaagaagacaatacagttccacttatatatttattcagttttgcaaaaaggaaatcacaccattcatataaacaaaacaagaaaacaaacaaaaacaacaaggacAAAGCTGGGTGTACATGTAAATTACTATAACAGTATTGTTGTGCATCACTACTACAAGTCCCTGCATGGATGTATACAATCAAGGTGAGTGGCACATTAGGCTTGAGTGCTGGTCAGTCTCCATCGTGTTGCGCAAGATGATCTAGAAAAGGCTGCCAAATCTTATAAAATGCCTTCAGTCTATTTAGCAAGCCATATCTGAGTCTCTCTAGGTGTAGCACACCTGTCAGTTCTGTCAGCCAATCCTTAAAAGTGGGCACAGTTTCTGATTTCCACATCCTTAAGATCAATCTCTTAGCAATTATCACTCCATACATGAGAGTATTTTGTACAGAGTGGCTTTGAGTCAACAGGGACAGAGAATATCCAAACAGTGCAATGTTGGGATCAGGCTTAAATTCACTATTATACATTTCAGAAaaccatttgaatatttcactccaAAAATTATACAGGTTTGGACAAGTCCAAAACAGATGGGCAAGAGAGCCCTCAGCAGACTTACATCGATCACATaaaggagagatggaaggatAAATTCTGTGTAACTTAGTTTTTGAATAGTGAAGCCTGTGTAATACCTTAAATTGGATTAGCTGGTGTCTAACATTAACAGAGCATGATCTGATTCTGCTGAGGCCCTCCCCCCAAACAATATCATCAATCTGTATTCCCAGTTCCTCCTCCCAAGCTGTTTTAATAGATTCTGTGTCAAAATTAACCTGTTCAGACATTATCTTAACAAAATCAGAAACCAGGTTTTTGGCATCAGGTCGGCCCAGCAAAAGTGTATGACATTTGCTTTCTTCAGGGATATGTTCGAAGTTAGATATATTCTGACGGACATAATTCCTAATTTGTAAATACCtaaagaaatgtgttgatggAATAGAAAACGTTTCTTTTAGTTGGGAGAAGGTCATAAACTGTTTATTAATATATAGATCTTTTATAGTGACAATGCCTTTTTGCTTCCAAAAGCCAAAAGctgcatcagagagagatggaagaaagTCATGGTTACGGTGAACTGGGGCATGCATGATGGTGTTTGGAAATCTACAGTTCTTCCTAATTTGCTGCCAAATTTTCAGGCTGTTCAGGATAATTTTGTTATGCggttttgtgtttgcaggcagaCCAGGAGCTGAAAAAAGGAGAGCTGGAAGAGAGCTATTAATgacacttttcttttcaattgCAACCCAAGCAGGAGTGTCTTTTGAGACCTCCATTGTATAATCATCCTGCCAATAGACCAATGCCCTTAAATTTGCAGCCCAATAGTAGTGCAAAAAACATGGTAAACCTagtcctcccccctctctggaTTTATATAAGTGAGTTTTTGATATTCTATGAGCTTTGAAATTCCAAATAAAAGGAATGATTATAGATTCTAAAGTTTTGAAAAAagactttgttaaaaaaatgggGAGATTTTGAAAAAGATATAAGAATCTCGGCAATGTGACCATTTTGATAGCGTTGACTCGACCTATCATAGAGATGGGAAGGGTGCGCCACCTATCTATATCCTCCTTCAGCTTTTCTAGCTTGACAAGGAAATTCAATTTGAAAATCAATTTAGGATCTTTTGGTAGAACTACTCCTAGATACTTCAATTTATCTGTAATTTTGAACGGGAGAAAATTATCATCCAGGTCCTTGCTCAGAGGCATGAATTCACTCTTCTGCCAATTAATTGTATAACCAGAGATTTCACCAAAAGATTTAACAAGGTCCAGCAAAATGGGGACAGACTGTACAGGTTGAGACATGAAAATTACCACATCATCAGCATACAGTGAGAGATGGTGTTTAACATTCCCTAAACAAACAGGTTTGAAAGCAGAATGTTGCCTGATACTGATGGCAAGGGGCTCGATTGCAATTGCAAACAGTAAAGGGCTAAGAGGGCAGCCCTGGCGTGTTCCTCTATGTAATGAGAAAGGAGCTGATCTGTCCTGATTAGTTATGATGCAAGAGGTGGGGCTGGCATACAGTATTTCAATCCATGAAATAAACTTGGAGCCAAATCCAAATTCCTCTAAAACTCTCCACATATACTGCCACTCCACCTGATCAAATGCTTTTTCTGCATCTAAACAGAGTGTAGCTACTTCCTGGCCCTTTTCGTATTTATGATACAGTATGTTCATTAACCttcttacattaaaaaaagaaaatctaccAGGAATAAATCCAGTCTGATCAGCATGAATAATGGTGGCAATGTACTTATTTAACCTATTTGCTAGCAATTTAGTAAAAATCTTCAAATCTGTGTTCAACAAGGCAATGGGACGAAAAGATGAAGGATCTGTTTCATCCCTGCCCTCTTTTAATATCAGTGAAATATTGGCCTCATATAGAGAATCTGGAAATGTCTGGGTTTCAAATGAGTGATTAAACATTCTCAGCAAGAAGGGGGCAAACTGTGCAGAATATTTCTTATACAGCTCTATACCATAGCCGTCTGGGCCAGCACTCTTACCATTTGGGAATG
Coding sequences within:
- the dnajb1b gene encoding dnaJ homolog subfamily B member 1b is translated as MVEMGKDYYDILGIKRGASEDDIKKAYRKQALRYHPDKNKSPGAEDKFKEIAEAYDVLSDPKKKDIYDRYGEEGLKGGGPSGGGGGGPGTFSYTFQGDPHAIFEEFFGGRNPFGQFFGARNGGMDEDMDTDDPFARFGMGGSGMGGFPRSFSSGMGGMGSHSSVVKKQQDPPVVHDLQVTLEDVLLGCTKKMKISRKRLNPDRQTVHIEDKILEVQIKKGWKEGTKITFPKEGDQTPTNIPADIVFVLKDKPHPIFKRAGSDIVYPAKISLRDALCGCTVNTPTLEGKTVTVSTTDIVQPGMKRRISGEGLPYPKRPDRRGDLIVEFEVKFPERLSQSARDTIAQVLPRS